A single region of the Branchiostoma lanceolatum isolate klBraLanc5 chromosome 1, klBraLanc5.hap2, whole genome shotgun sequence genome encodes:
- the LOC136423261 gene encoding D-dopachrome decarboxylase-like: MPLVYMKTNLSPDKISDDFMKETSKMIAELLNTDELKLTVHVDAGQRILKAGSFDPYIQFEIAACNFFDDEADKEKYSKTFFDYLSEKLPVEYDRIVVIFHRVAPEDVGIKGTLSSILRKN, from the exons ATGCCGTTGGTTTACATGAAAACCAACCTGTCTCCGGACAAGATCAGCGATGACTTCATGAAGGAAACGTCCAAGATGATCGCCGAGCTTCTTAACACGGATGAATTG AAGCTGACAGTCCATGTGGATGCAGGGCAGAGAATTCTTAAGGCGGGCTCCTTTGATCCGTACATCCAGTTCGAAATCGCAGCCTGCAATTTCTTCGACGACGAGGCGGACAAGGAGAAGTACTCCAAGACCTTCTTCGACTACTTGTCTGAGAAACTACCTGTTGAGTACGACAG GATCGTGGTGATTTTCCACCGTGTGGCGCCAGAGGATGTCGGGATCAAGGGAACCCTGAGCTCCATCCTGCGGAAGAACTAG
- the LOC136423239 gene encoding dapdiamide synthesis protein DdaC-like, translating to MWLQTWTRQLRQVQAALRSRSFASKAHVAAATPTLVETTVDWSGLPPVRLRGRRYLVGSDSPGVPEFLRPPRKGYPPVYVPAGHGEFSPEDWAVTARDVVRNVVDGETGAVLFRGLPLHTATDFSRFVDNAGLKPMSYGGGTALRTNVTGHVDTASIEHPSISMETHNEMSYTHPCPEKIIFYCLEPAQPGNGGESVMVDVREILRKLDPSVVDKFRSLGIRYFRHMPESSEAFHGFNSWKDVFRTDSRDDVEKYLTSRGMTWRWAEDGALSWWYNKPALTLYKGEWLWFNQANALNADYITSHPEYSSARRTPAHLSPFHTYYGDGSDIEPEVLQHIRDVTWQVAVGFQMKSRDVLVLNNMYIQHGRLGFTGERRLLVYLAESNA from the exons ATGTGGCTCCAGACGTGGACACGCCAGCTCCGACAGGTCCAAGCTGCACTTCGCAGCCGTTCCTTCGCATCCAAAGCTCATGTCGCGGCAGCCACACCGACGCTGGTGGAAACCACAGTGGACTGGAGCGGCCTGCCGCCGGTCAGACTCCGGGGGAGACGGTACCTGGTCGGCTCGGACAGCCCCGGCGTACCGGAGTTTCTACGGCCGCCGAGGAAGGGGTACCCACCCGTGTACGTGCCTGCGGGGCACGGGGAGTTCTCGCCCGAGGACTGGGCGGTCACCGCTCGGGACGTGGTCAGGAATGTCGTGGACGGAGAGACCGGGGCGGTGCTGTTCCGGGGTCTTCCTCTGCATACAGCCACAGATTTCTCAAG GTTTGTTGATAACGCTGGGCTGAAGCCAATGAGCTACGGGGGAGGAACAGCGCTGAGAACCAACGTCACTGGTCACGTGGACACGGCGAGCATAGAGCATCCTTCCATCTCCATGGAAACGCACAACGAAATGTCGTACACACATCCCTGTCCAGAAAAG ATTATCTTTTACTGCCTGGAGCCCGCACAGCCGGGAAACGGCGGGGAAAGTGTCATGGTGGACGTGCGCGAGATTCTGCGGAAACTGGATCCGTCGGTCGTCGACAAATTCCGGAGTCTCGGAATCCGGTACTTCAGACACATGCCGGAAAGTTCCGAAGCATTCCACGGATTCAACTCGTGGAAAGAT GTTTTCCGGACGGACAGCAGGGATGACGTGGAGAAGTACCTGACGTCACGGGGCATGACGTGGCGCTGGGCGGAGGACGGGGCTCTGTCCTGGTGGTACAACAAGCCTGCCCTGACGCTGTACAAAG ggGAGTGGTTATGGTTTAACCAGGCGAACGCCCTGAACGCCGACTACATTACGTCACATCCGGAATACAGCAGCGCCCGTCGTACGCCTGCGCACTTGTCTCCCTTCCACACGTATTACGGGGACGGGTCGGACATCGAACCGGAAGTACTACAGCACATCCGAGACGTGACGTGGCAG GTTGCAGTTGGGTTCCAGATGAAGAGTAGAGACgttctggtgctgaacaacatgtacatccaacatggccgcctgGGCTTCACGGGAGAAAGGAGACTGCTCGTGTATCTGGCCGAGTCAAACGCCTGA
- the LOC136423247 gene encoding dapdiamide synthesis protein DdaC-like: MIKYSIHHLKRVYPACFGRSFASKARVGTATATLVEATADWSGLPPVRLRGRRYLVGSDSLGVPEFLQPPREGFPPVYVPAGGREFSPENWAVAARGVSRKFVDEAGVGAVLFRDMPLRTASDFSRFANNLSLKPMGYEGGVTSRGNVENNVDTASNEHPGINLEPHNEMAYTNYYPEKIIFYCQQPAGPGQGGETVMVDVRETLRKLDSAVVGKFRKLGIRYCRYMPERGDFFHGYNSWKDTFRTDSRDDVERYLTSRGMTWQWGEDGSVSWWYNLPAMTLYIGEWLWFNQYHLNADFFPTHPEYDSTRPVPPHRCPFNSQYGDGSEIEPEVLQHIRDVTWQSAVGFQMRSRDVLVLNNMYIQHGRLGFTGERKLLVYLAESNA; this comes from the exons atgatcaaatattcGATTCACCACCTGAAACGCGTCTATCCCGCATGCTTCGGGCGTTCATTCGCATCTAAAGCTCGCGTCGGCACGGCCACAGCGACACTGGTGGAAGCCACGGCGGACTGGAGCGGCCTGCCGCCGGTCAGACTCCGGGGGAGACGGTACCTGGTCGGCTCGGACAGCCTCGGAGTACCGGAGTTCCTACAGCCGCCGAGGGAGGGGTTCCCGCCCGTGTACGTCCCGGCGGGTGGCCGTGAGTTTTCGCCCGAGAACTGGGCGGTCGCGGCCCGAGGGGTGTCGCGAAAGTTTGTGGACGAGGCCGGCGTCGGTGCCGTGCTGTTTCGGGATATGCCGCTGCGTACTGCCTCAGACTTTTCAAG GTTTGCCAACAACCTGTCCCTGAAGCCCATGGGCTATGAAGGGGGAGTCACTAGCAGAGGCAACGTCGAGAACAATGTGGACACCGCGAGTAACGAACATCCCGGCATAAACTTAGAACCGCACAACGAGATGGCCTACACCAACTACTACCCGGAAAAG ATCATCTTCTACTGCCAGCAGCCTGCGGGGCCGGGGCAGGGCGGGGAGACCGTCATGGTGGACGTGCGCGAGACCTTACGGAAACTGGACTCGGCTGtcgtcggcaagttccggaaaCTCGGAATCCGGTACTGCAGATACATGCCGGAAAGGGGAGACTTCTTTCACGGGTATAACTCATGGAAAGAC ACCTTCCGCACGGACAGTAGAGATGACGTGGAGAGGTACCTGACGTCACGAGGCATGACGTGGCAATGGGGGGAGGACGGGTCGGTCTCCTGGTGGTACAATCTACCCGCCATGACTTTATATATAG GAGAGTGGTTATGGTTTAATCAGTACCACTTGAACGCGGACTTCTTCCCGACGCATCCCGAATACGACAGCACAAGACCTGTTCCACCACACAGGTGTCCATTCAACAGCCAATATGGCGACGGCTCGGAAATCGAACCGGAAGTACTACAGCACATACGGGATGTGACGTGGCAG TCCGCAGTCGGGTTCCAGATGAGGAGTCGTGAcgtcctggtgctgaacaacatgtacatccaacatggccgcctgGGCTTCACGGGAGAAAGGAAACTGCTCGTGTATCTGGCCGAGTCAAACGCCTGA
- the LOC136423272 gene encoding uncharacterized protein isoform X2 has protein sequence MILQRFSITRNAGSLCKILSGVSFSTQHLRRSQGAVRRQVIQRVYQVSSSYKTMASSSTQDNKLVVLDVDCGQDDAQAIMLALTRPNVQVLGITCVSGNVGVHQVCRNVLRVLKVFGRLDVPVYRGADVPILGTHIDCSHWHGQDGLGDVPDPDPPSLDLVQSEHAVTALLRLSKEHPGEVSLVAMAPLTNLALAVRMDPEFPARLRELVIMGGNINGIGNETPSGEFNFYCDPEAANMVLNSYKGVLVSIIPWEPCITAMAIPYDEWDKIMAIPTERGKFHSAILAASTAREKAAKTHTALYHTCDPYALMVAARPDMVIETEDVYATVELRGEVTRGQMVCDYRGLWKKEPNLRVIKKLDMKAAIQMFWDALQ, from the exons ATGATTTTACAACGTTTTTCGATCACTCGAAACGCTGGCAGCCTTTGTAAAATACTTTCAGGAGTTTCTTTCAGTACGCAACACCTGCGAAGAAGCCAGGGTGCGGTCAGGAGACAAGTAATACAACGGGTTTATCAG GTATCTAGCAGTTATAAGACCATGGCCAGCAGCAGTACACAAGACAACAAGCTGGTAGTGCTGGATGTGGACTGTGGACAGGACGACGCCCAGGCCATCATGCTGGCTCTGACGCGCCCTAATGTCCAG GTGCTGGGCATCACCTGTGTGTCAGGTAACGTCGGTGTTCACCAGGTGTGCCGGAACGTCCTCAGGGTCCTTAAGGTGTTCGGACGACTAGAT GTGCCTGTGTACAGAGGAGCGGATGTCCCCATCCTGGGAACTCACATCGACTGCAGTCACTGGCATGGGCAGGATGGGCTGGGAGACGTCCCCGACCCTGACCCCCCCAGCCTGGACTTGGTACAGTCCGAACATGCAGTCACTGCTCTTCTGAGGCTGTCAAAAGAGCATCCAG gtGAGGTCTCCCTGGTTGCCATGGCGCCGCTCACGAACCTCGCCCTGGCCGTCAGGATGGACCCAGAATTCCCTGCGCGGCTGAGGGAGCTGGTCATCATGGGAGGGAACAtcaatg GTATTGGGAATGAAACACCCTCAGGAGAGTTTAACTTCTATTGCGACCCCGAGGCAGCAAACATGGTTCTAAACAGCTACAAGGGTGTTCTCGTTAGCATTATACCCTGGGAGCCATGCATTACTGCAATGGCCATACCTTAT GATGAATGGGACAAGATCATGGCCATACCTACAGAGCGCGGGAAGTTTCACTCTGCGATCCTCGCTGCAAGCACGGCGCGAGAGAAAGCCGCTAAAACCCACACCGCCCTCTACCACACCTGCGACCCGTACGCCCTCATGGTGGCGGCGCGCCCGGACATGGTCATTGAAACTGAGGACGTGTACGCCACGGTAGAACTCCGCGGAGAGGTCACGCGAGGTCAGATGGTGTGCGATTACCGAGGGCTCTGGAAGAAGGAGCCGAATCTCAGGGTCATTAAGAAACTTGACATGAAGGCAGCAATACAGATGTTTTGGGACGCCCTGCAGTGA
- the LOC136423272 gene encoding uncharacterized protein isoform X1, producing MILQRFSITRNAGSLCKILSGVSFSTQHLRRSQGAVRRQVIQRVYQVSSSYKTMASSSTQDNKLVVLDVDCGQDDAQAIMLALTRPNVQVLGITCVSGNVGVHQVCRNVLRVLKVFGRLDVPVYRGADVPILGTHIDCSHWHGQDGLGDVPDPDPPSLDLVQSEHAVTALLRLSKEHPGEVSLVAMAPLTNLALAVRMDPEFPARLRELVIMGGNINARGRVTPTAEFNFAYDSEAAHMVLSGYTCPVSDIPYEVCRFSPDCGIPWDEWDKIMAIPTERGKFHSAILAASTAREKAAKTHTALYHTCDPYALMVAARPDMVIETEDVYATVELRGEVTRGQMVCDYRGLWKKEPNLRVIKKLDMKAAIQMFWDALQ from the exons ATGATTTTACAACGTTTTTCGATCACTCGAAACGCTGGCAGCCTTTGTAAAATACTTTCAGGAGTTTCTTTCAGTACGCAACACCTGCGAAGAAGCCAGGGTGCGGTCAGGAGACAAGTAATACAACGGGTTTATCAG GTATCTAGCAGTTATAAGACCATGGCCAGCAGCAGTACACAAGACAACAAGCTGGTAGTGCTGGATGTGGACTGTGGACAGGACGACGCCCAGGCCATCATGCTGGCTCTGACGCGCCCTAATGTCCAG GTGCTGGGCATCACCTGTGTGTCAGGTAACGTCGGTGTTCACCAGGTGTGCCGGAACGTCCTCAGGGTCCTTAAGGTGTTCGGACGACTAGAT GTGCCTGTGTACAGAGGAGCGGATGTCCCCATCCTGGGAACTCACATCGACTGCAGTCACTGGCATGGGCAGGATGGGCTGGGAGACGTCCCCGACCCTGACCCCCCCAGCCTGGACTTGGTACAGTCCGAACATGCAGTCACTGCTCTTCTGAGGCTGTCAAAAGAGCATCCAG gtGAGGTCTCCCTGGTTGCCATGGCGCCGCTCACGAACCTCGCCCTGGCCGTCAGGATGGACCCAGAATTCCCTGCGCGGCTGAGGGAGCTGGTCATCATGGGAGGGAACAtcaatg CCAGAGGTCGTGTGACGCCGACTGCGGAGTTCAACTTCGCGTATGACAGCGAGGCAGCTCACATGGTCCTGAGCGGCTACACGTGTCCCGTCTCAGACATACCGTACGAGGTCTGTCGCTTCAGCCCCGACTGTGGCATCCCATGG GATGAATGGGACAAGATCATGGCCATACCTACAGAGCGCGGGAAGTTTCACTCTGCGATCCTCGCTGCAAGCACGGCGCGAGAGAAAGCCGCTAAAACCCACACCGCCCTCTACCACACCTGCGACCCGTACGCCCTCATGGTGGCGGCGCGCCCGGACATGGTCATTGAAACTGAGGACGTGTACGCCACGGTAGAACTCCGCGGAGAGGTCACGCGAGGTCAGATGGTGTGCGATTACCGAGGGCTCTGGAAGAAGGAGCCGAATCTCAGGGTCATTAAGAAACTTGACATGAAGGCAGCAATACAGATGTTTTGGGACGCCCTGCAGTGA